In Brettanomyces bruxellensis chromosome 8, complete sequence, a genomic segment contains:
- the THI4 gene encoding thiamine metabolism- protein: MCCVAFAASATTVISQTEEQAKLSLHTTNVYNKKSPVGKTTEAVFDWDTFKFAPIRESQVSRAMTSRYFKDLNKYAESDIVIVGAGSAGLTCAYVLAKSRPDLKIAIIESNVAVGGGCFLGGQLFSAMVLRKPADRFIKEIGLDYEDEGDFIVIKHAALFITTICSKVLSLPNVKLFNATAVEDLITRKSATGSTRVAGVVTNWTLVSMHHDDQSCMDPNTINAKVVISCTGHDGPMGAFCVKRLATQGLLERHRMGCLNMNLAEDAIVKNTREVFPGLVCAGMELAECDSSNRMGPTFGAMIQSGVHAAEVALNIYEERAKQDKEEY, translated from the exons ATGTGTTGTGTTGCCTTTGC GGCCTCCGCTACTACTGTTATTTCTCAAACCGAGGAGCAAGCTAAGCTCTCGTTGCACACCACCAACGTGTACAACAAAAAATCGCCAGTCGGTAAGACTACTGAAGCAGTCTTTGATTGGGACACTTTCAAGTTTGCTCCAATCAGAGAATCACAGGTTTCCCGTGCCATGACCAGCCGCTACTTTAAGGATCTTAACAAGTATGCTGAGTCTGATATCGTTATTGTTGGTGCTGGATCTGCCGGCTTAACTTGTGCCTATGTTCTCGCCAAGTCTCGTCCTGATTTAAAGATTGCAATCATCGAATCTAATGTTGCTGTTGGAGGTGGCTGTTTCTTGGGTGGCCAGCTTTTCTCAGCTATGGTTCTCAGAAAGCCTGCTGACAGGTTCATTAAGGAAATCGGACTCGACTATGAGGATGAGGGTGACTTCATTGTCATCAAGCACGCAGCTTTGTTCATTACGACCATCTGCTCGAAGGTTTTGTCTCTTCCAAACGTCAAGTTGTTTAATGCCACTGCTGTTGAGGATTTGATCACGAGAAAGTCTGCAACTGGATCAACCAGAGTTGCTGGTGTTGTCACCAACTGGACTTTGGTCTCAATGCATCATGATGATCAGTCTTGTATGGATCCAAACACTATTAATGCCAAGGTTGTCATCTCCTGTACTGGTCACGATGGTCCAATGGGTGCTTTCTGTGTCAAGAGATTGGCTACTCAAGGTTTGTTGGAGCGTCACAGAATGGGTTGTCTCAATATGAACTTGGCTGAGGATGCCATCGTTAAAAATACCAGAGAGGTCTTCCCAGGTTTGGTTTGCGCTGGTATGGAGTTGGCTGAGTGTGACTCTTCAAACAGAATGGGTCCAACATTTGGTGCTATGATCCAGTCTGGTGTTCATGCTGCTGAGGTTGCTTTGAACATTTATGAGGAGAGAGCCAAGCAGGACAAGGAGGAGTACTAA
- the ERG26 gene encoding erg26, C-3 sterol dehydrogenase has product METVMLVGGSGFLGLHLIQSYWDVEPRPKIHVFDIRPLPEKISKYFTFDPKQIVCHIGDLSSSEDVTKAIKECNPKIIVHSASPIHGMDKSLYEKVNVEGTRNLIACAKASHVKYLVYTSSAGVIFNGQDVHNADESWPIPEVPMDAYNETKAIAENMVLEASNADDDFYTVALRPAGIFGPGDRQLVPGLRQVLENGQTKFQVGNNDNLFDWTYAGNVADSHVLATEKLLDEKTRSSVAGEKFFVTNDQPTYFWNLARTVWKADGHVDNFNIVLTRPVAIAIGYLSEFFCGLIGKEPGLTPFRVKIVCAYRYHNISKAKRILGYKPRVGLEQGIRYTLDWMDEVKADKKK; this is encoded by the coding sequence atggAGACTGTTATGCTTGTTGGAGGATCCGGATTCCTCGGATTGCATCTGATTCAATCGTACTGGGATGTGGAACCGAGACCTAAAATTCATGTTTTCGACATTAGACCTCTACCGGAGAAGATTTCTAAATACTTCACCTTTGATCCAAAACAGATAGTGTGTCATATCGGTGATCTTTCGTCGAGTGAGGATGTGACGAAAGCCATTAAAGAATGCAACCCGAAGATTATTGTTCATTCGGCATCTCCAATACACGGAATGGACAAATCTCTTTACGAGAAAGTGAACGTTGAAGGTACCAGAAACTTGATCGCATGTGCAAAGGCTAGTCACGTGAAATATCTTGTGTATACATCATCTGCCGGTGTTATTTTCAATGGCCAGGATGTCCACAATGCTGATGAGTCTTGGCCAATTCCGGAAGTTCCTATGGATGCCTACAATGAAACCAAGGCAATTGCCGAAAACATGGTTCTTGAGGCTAGCAATGCTGACGATGACTTTTACACCGTTGCCTTAAGACCGGCTGGTATCTTTGGTCCGGGAGATAGGCAACTTGTCCCAGGTTTGAGGCAAGTGCTCGAAAATGGACAGACGAAGTTCCAAGTTGGAAATAATGACAACTTGTTTGACTGGACATATGCCGGAAATGTTGCTGACTCTCATGTTTTGGCAACCGAAAAGTTGCTGGATGAGAAAACTCGTTCATCAGTGGCTGGTGAGAAATTCTTCGTCACAAATGATCAACCAACATACTTTTGGAATCTTGCCAGAACTGTTTGGAAGGCAGACGGCCATGTTGATAACTTCAACATTGTTCTAACCAGACCAGTTGCCATTGCAATTGGATATTTATCGGAGTTCTTCTGTGGTCTTATTGGAAAAGAGCCGGGTTTGACACCTTTCAGGGTTAAGATTGTCTGTGCTTACAGATACCATAACATCTCGAAGGCCAAGCGGATCTTGGGATACAAACCTCGTGTTGGTTTGGAGCAGGGTATTCGTTACACATTGGATTGGATGGATGAGGTCAAGGCcgacaaaaagaaatga
- the ARG4 gene encoding argininosuccinate lyase (BUSCO:EOG092621S9) produces the protein MSGQPQKLWGGRFTGATDPLMDLYNASLPYDKKMYAADLEGTRVYTMGLEKIGLLTADELKEIHRGLKLIKEEWAEGKFVEKPGDEDIHTANERRLGEIIGRHIAGKVHTGRSRNDQVAVDMRLYVRDELRSVSNILSKLIQTIVARAEKEIDYLMPGYTHLQRAQPIRWSHWLSMYATYFTEDYKRLQQVIDRVNVCPLGAGAIAGHPYGIDREFIAKELGFNGVIGNSMTAVSDRDFVMETMFWICLFMNHVSRFSEDLILYCTSEFHFVTLADAYSTGSSLMPQKKNSDSLELLRGKSGRVFGNLAGFMMSMKGIPSTYDKDMQEDKEPLFDALTTVEHSILIATGVISTLTVHKEEMAAALSMDMLATDLADYLVKKGVPFRETHYISGECVRAAEEAHLSGIDKLSLEQFQAIDKRFGPDVFETFSFEKSVEERTSTGGTAKSAVLKQLASLEKQIGQ, from the coding sequence ATGTCAGGACAACCACAAAAGTTATGGGGTGGTAGATTTACAGGCGCTACAGACCCTCTTATGGATTTGTACAATGCCTCATTACCATATGATAAAAAGATGTATGCCGCCGACTTGGAAGGCACTCGGGTGTATACCATGGGTTTGGAGAAAATTGGATTGTTAACAGCAGATGAACTGAAAGAAATTCATCGTGGTTTGAAACTTATCAAAGAGGAATGGGCAGAGGGTAAATTTGTGGAAAAACCAGGcgatgaagatattcaCACTGCAAACGAAAGGAGATTGGGTGAAATAATTGGTCGTCATATAGCTGGTAAAGTTCACACCGGCCGTTCGAGAAATGATCAGGTTGCTGTTGATATGAGATTGTACGTCAGGGATGAATTGCGTAGtgtttcaaatatattgagCAAGCTGATTCAAACCATAGTGGCaagagcagaaaaagagattGACTATTTGATGCCCGGATATACGCATTTGCAACGGGCTCAGCCAATCAGATGGTCCCACTGGTTGAGTATGTATGCCACCTATTTCACAGAGGATTACAAACGTCTTCAACAGGTGATAGATAGAGTGAATGTTTGCCCACTAGGTGCTGGTGCAATTGCCGGTCATCCATATGGTATCGACCGTGAGTTCATTGCTAAAGAATTGGGATTTAATGGGGTGATTGGAAATTCGATGACTGCAGTTTCGGATAGGGATTTTGTGATGGAGACAATGTTCTGGATTTGCTTGTTTATGAACCACGTGTCTAGATTCAGCGAGGATCTTATTCTATATTGCACGAGTGAGTTCCACTTTGTCACTTTGGCAGATGCTTATTCCACTGGATCTTCGCTCATGCcacagaagaagaactcGGACTCCTTGGAGCTTTTGAGAGGAAAATCCGGAAGAGTCTTTGGTAATCTTGCCGGCTTCATGATGTCAATGAAGGGAATACCATCTACCTATGATAAGGACATGCAGGAGGATAAAGAGCCATTATTTGATGCTCTGACAACAGTTGAGCACTCTATTCTTATTGCAACTGGCGTTATTTCTACGTTAACAGTTCACAAGGAAGAGATGGCTGCTGCTTTAAGTATGGATATGTTGGCTACAGATTTGGCTGACTATTTGGTGAAAAAAGGTGTTCCATTTAGAGAGACGCATTACATTTCCGGTGAGTGTGTTCGTGCTGCCGAGGAAGCCCATCTTTCAGGAATAGACAAGCTATCTCTTGAACAATTTCAGGCAATTGACAAAAGATTCGGTCCTGATGTGTTCGAAACCTTTAGTTTTGAAAAGAGTGTCGAGGAGAGAACTTCCACAGGTGGTACTGCCAAGAGTGCTGTCTTGAAACAGTTGGCAAGTCTTGAAAAGCAGATTGGTCAATAA
- a CDS encoding uncharacterized protein (BUSCO:EOG09260EOI) — protein sequence MPSKESPSSSPIVYTSDVGFTTRFRSRFSSLHPLPTTNSSPTAVDQKNAALESSFTDSSKLNLNNAVTWTKMKDVCNDIYSRNCQISQGEAICLTISDKYIAIATSKGFILIYNDAQKLLCKIGSRKETTDYGIITSLEFSPDSEMIAAGYQRGHISLWKIGRPENPSIDIPSVTNVKQADQKPIHLSGNSITGLCFVGIKNTELISTDESGTMIIHRFSHTLFRIPYSHSDYLMGPNNPFHISKRTQHIILGFSLLPLGSYLQKTDNMRILAIITPHTLIVVSVAPRLRNYLRIRNPHRPEDENIRNDNNQIFGSVSWYPATIKKSENKHYPPILAYYWNNTLTILEMYSDDLEGNADTDSLLLRFENKKVWVCSEQIVHIEWVNSDILVCLTISQRLFFLGRDSKRIALLSVVDLTSKHIKNSKRYLNMAGIQNIDYQNTFKAIKSNMFILGRNSFYFGVLNTWADILFGQIKDGHYIEALETASKQYKGDCNMDLIRLPRDDELRHQIISKHISQILDASLNFLFSDDMTRLPEENKKSIASRFIDSALAACSTIEVKPEIYDTLLEKYIFTDLEDVFFNSLESSILNGQTGNLPPFTLKHLFQYYISTNRADTLEEILCRMDISQLDVDLAIRLCRKHHLTDTLIYIWNVLFHDYISPVFEAIQIARQTPSNTSIDYIYTYIAYILTGRQYPTDMTISPPEQARSAKLNMYYMLFNGASISYPDNSPKFHVTSNVKEEPAFPYLHFLLKHDVVKMLLSLNEAFEDTLLNDDEVVSRKDTGHPYEFSVSRQYIVNVLFDMFNQISNDFSSKDRTYLSIFIAQNYSKYKQFIRLSDSTLDGIIEDLCSTTDSSLKHECEIGIQSLLSVYKPANRDSLVALLESSKMHNTLLYIYRSENRYLQILDMWFKSMEDTQGNVNDEDNEEYQLSEAIPSIIEKCLAEADSASISRFQVENLLRAHFGVLVQKFPEDTARIIATKCPSLLECALSQEDESIQRFKYFGYLFKMQFQGKLTTKLSPDFVIAYAKLLREFDRNSLEDFALSLNGSDEFLLKFLEENHEDEILVKLYAHNHQYSKAVSQATETIKKRGQNMIDSNSYDEVSAQIMLRLINMCFVNLRNLRKVPSSNSDDGKLTENEQLLLDLIEICVKMFNTVSTENNGEPNDDQVLKLLKRITQITFTQALTENQDNADSFLNVFYAFLNRSSLMVTTLKDVRPVLSEIFLSYSHDMVIQKLILRLVNDSIYGDLLKKDKLNLKGWSLSKVECEICGKKIWGAHIDPNNFELWQDHVLEKNLGEEREKLDKELEAELSICVFQCGHGYHVRCLQGLGVNDKSRYCIVCKRN from the coding sequence ATGCCGTCTAAAGAGTCTCCAAGCTCTTCGCCTATAGTTTACACATCAGATGTTGGATTTACGACCAGATTCAGATCGAGATTCTCATCACTACATCCATTACCGACGACCAATTCTTCTCCTACGGCAGttgatcaaaaaaatgctgCTTTGGAATCTTCGTTTACAGACAGCTCAAAGttgaatttgaataatGCAGTCACATggacaaaaatgaaggatGTCTGTAATGATATATACAGTCGTAACTGCCAAATATCTCAAGGAGAAGCGATTTGTCTAACAATTTCCGATAAATATATTGCCATTGCCACATCCAAAGGATTCATTTTGATATATAATGATGCACAGAAACTTCTATGCAAGATTGGATCCCGAAAAGAAACTACTGATTACGGTATTATTACTTCATTGGAGTTTTCACCTGATTCCGAGATGATAGCAGCCGGATATCAGCGTGGTCATATTTCATTATGGAAAATTGGCCGTCCGGAAAACCCATCAATTGACATTCCGTCTGTTACTAATGTGAAACAGGCAGATCAGAAACCCATACATTTGTCTGGTAATTCTATTACGGGATTGTGTTTTGTCGGTATAAAGAACACAGAGCTTATCAGTACTGATGAATCTGGTACAATGATTATACATCGTTTTAGTCACACTCTTTTTAGAATACCGTACTCTCACTCTGACTATTTAATGGGGCCAAACAACCCTTTTCACATATCAAAAAGGACCCAACACATTATCCTTGGATTTAGTCTTCTTCCCCTGGGATCATATCTACAGAAAACAGACAATATGCGCATACTGGCTATTATTACTCCTCATACTTTGATTGTGGTTTCGGTTGCTCCGAGACTAAGAAACTATTTGAGAATAAGGAATCCTCATCGTCctgaggatgaaaatataagaaatGATAATAACCAAATTTTTGGCTCCGTTTCATGGTATCCGGCAACAATCAAAAAATCGGAAAACAAACACTATCCACCCATACTTGCCTACTACTGGAATAATACATTGACTATACTGGAGATGTATAGCGATGACTTGGAAGGAAATGCCGATACGGATTCACTTCTGCTTcgatttgaaaataaaaaggttTGGGTCTGTTCAGAACAGATTGTACACATTGAGTGGGTCAATTCGGATATTTTAGTATGCCTGACAATTTCCCAAAGATTGTTTTTCTTGGGCAGGGATTCTAAACGGATAGCTCTGTTATCTGTAGTGGACCTTACATCAAAGCATATTAAAAACAGTAAGAGGTATCTTAATATGGCCggtattcaaaatattgaCTACCAGAATACTTTCAAGGCTATCAAATCCAACATGTTTATACTAGGCCGGAATAGTTTTTACTTTGGTGTTTTAAACACTTGGGCTGACATTTTGTTTGGTCAAATAAAGGATGGTCATTATATAGAGGCTCTTGAAACAGCATCGAAACAGTATAAGGGAGATTGTAACATGGACTTAATAAGACTTCCTAGGGACGATGAATTGAGACATCAGATAATCTCAAAGCACATTTCTCAGATCTTGGATGCATCACTgaattttctattttctgaTGATATGACAAGACTACCagaagagaataaaaaaagtatagCCTCACGTTTTATTGATTCTGCATTAGCTGCATGCTCAACTATTGAGGTTAAGCCTGAAATTTATGATACATtacttgaaaaatatatcttcACTGATTTGGAAGAcgtttttttcaattctttgGAAAGCTCCATTTTAAACGGACAGACAGGTAACCTACCTCCTTTCACTCTTAAGCATCTCTTTCAATATTATATTTCAACTAATAGGGCAGACACTTTGGAGGAAATTCTTTGCCGTATGGATATCTCACAATTGGATGTTGATCTAGCTATTAGGCTATGTAGAAAGCATCATTTAACAGATACTTTAATTTATATCTGGAATGTGTTGTTTCATGATTACATTAGCCCGGTATTTGAGGCAATCCAGATTGCAAGACAGACCCCTTCTAACACAAGTATTGATTACATTTACACATATATTGCATATATTCTAACTGGAAGACAATATCCTACAGATATGACAATTTCTCCTCCAGAGCAGGCACGTTCTGCTAAACTGAACATGTATTACATGCTCTTCAATGGTGCATCTATAAGTTATCCTGATAATTCTCCAAAGTTCCACGTTACATCAAACGTTAAGGAAGAACCAGCCTTCCCTTaccttcattttctgctAAAGCATGATGTTGTGAAAATGCTTCTTAGTTTGAATGAGGCTTTTGAAGATACTCTCttaaatgatgatgaggtCGTTTCCAGAAAAGATACAGGACATCCATACGAGTTCAGTGTCAGCAGACAGTACATAGTCAATGTACTTTTTGACATGTTTAATCAAATCTCAAATGATTTCAGTTCTAAGGATCGGACATATTtgtctatttttattgcGCAAAACTATTCAAAATACAAACAGTTTATTCGCCTTTCAGATTCAACCTTAGATGGGATTATTGAGGATCTTTGTTCAACAACAGATTCAAGCTTGAAACATGAATGTGAAATAGGTATTCAATCATTGCTCTCTGTTTACAAGCCGGCAAACCGTGATTCGTTGGTTGCTCTTCTagaaagttcaaaaatGCACAATACTTTACTCTATATTTACAGGAGCGAAAACAGATACTTACAAATTCTAGATATGTGGTTTAAATCTATGGAGGATACTCAGGGAAATGttaatgatgaagataatgaagaatatcAACTTTCAGAGGCCATTCCAAGTatcattgaaaaatgtctTGCTGAAGCCGATAGTGCCAGCATTAGCCGATTTCAAGTTGAAAATCTACTTCGCGCTCACTTCGGTGTATTAGTTCAAAAGTTTCCTGAAGACACTGCTCGTATAATTGCAACAAAGTGCCCTTCATTACTTGAATGTGCTTTGAGTCAGGAAGATGAATCAATTCAACgcttcaaatattttggcTATCTTTTTAAGATGCAGTTTCAAGGGAAGCTCACGACAAAACTCTCACCGGATTTTGTGATTGCGTATGCTAAGTTACTTAGAGAATTTGATAGAAATTCACTAGAGGATTTTGCTTTAAGTTTGAATGGTTCCGATGAATTTTTGCTTAAATTTTTGGAGGAGAATCATGAAGATGAGATATTGGTTAAGCTGTATGCACATAATCATCAATATTCCAAAGCAGTGTCACAGGCTACTGAAACAATTAAGAAGCGTGGACAGAATATGATTGATAGTAACAGTTACGATGAAGTTAGTGCCCAGATTATGCTCAGATTGATAAATATGTGCTTTGTGAATTTACGGAACCTTAGGAAGGttccttcttcaaatagTGATGATGGAAAACTCACTGAGAATGAACAACTTCTATTAGACCTGATTGAAATTTGTGTTAAGATGTTCAATACAGTAAGCACTGAAAATAATGGTGAGCCTAATGACGATCAGGTTCTGAAATTATTAAAGAGAATAACTCAGATCACCTTCACTCAGGCTCTTACTGAAAATCAAGATAACGCTGATTCGTTTTTAAATGTGTTTTACGCATTTCTAAATAGATCTTCACTTATGGTAACTACTTTAAAGGACGTCAGACCCGTTTTgagtgaaatatttttgtctTATTCACATGACATGGTTATACAAAAGCTGATTCTCAGGTTGGTTAACGATAGCATATATGGTGATCtactaaaaaaagataaattaAACTTGAAAGGGTGGTCTTTGAGTAAAGTTGAATGTGAAATATGCGGTAAGAAGATTTGGGGAGCTCATATAGATCCTAATAATTTTGAGTTATGGCAGGACCATGTACTCGAAAAGAATTTGGGAGAGGAGCGGGAAAAGTTGGATAAGGAGTTGGAGGCAGAGCTTAGTATATGTGTTTTTCAATGTGGACACGGGTACCATGTTAGATGTCTACAGGGATTAGGCGTCAATGACAAAAGCAGATATTGCATTGTATGTAAAAGAAACTAA